From a region of the Rhodococcus opacus B4 genome:
- a CDS encoding ABC transporter permease — translation MSLLDNPTAPAPSRPERPAPRRASTPSRAVHALRNTPVSLIIGIAVIVAITVILVLTPWIMPYNPSAQNLSDRLAPSSSSHWLGTDQLGRDVLSRLMDGGRFSVSIAAITLAICAVSGTLIGIVCARRRGALDQFVMRVTDVLLAFPEMIVAMFLVSILGAGYTTLILALVIGGWTPFARLARGLTLEIDSRDFIEAARALGCSSTFIVFRHILPNALSPLTAHAALRFGHKLITVGALSFLGLGVQPPDADWGSMLADAQPFMSAAPGLVIYPGLAIFITALSVTLIGQGINARRSRQS, via the coding sequence ATGTCCCTGCTTGACAACCCGACTGCACCGGCGCCCAGCCGGCCAGAGCGACCCGCCCCACGCCGCGCCTCCACCCCGAGCCGGGCCGTACACGCCCTGCGGAACACCCCGGTCAGCCTGATCATCGGCATCGCCGTCATCGTGGCGATCACCGTCATCCTTGTGCTGACCCCGTGGATCATGCCCTACAACCCGTCGGCCCAAAACCTCAGCGACCGGCTGGCACCGAGCTCGAGCAGCCATTGGCTCGGCACCGATCAACTCGGCCGCGACGTGCTGAGCCGGCTGATGGACGGCGGCCGCTTCTCTGTCTCGATTGCCGCCATCACCCTGGCGATCTGCGCGGTGAGCGGCACCCTCATCGGCATCGTCTGCGCCAGGCGACGCGGCGCCCTCGACCAGTTCGTCATGCGGGTCACCGACGTCCTGCTCGCCTTTCCCGAAATGATCGTGGCCATGTTCCTGGTGTCCATCCTCGGCGCCGGATACACGACGCTGATCCTCGCCCTCGTCATCGGCGGATGGACCCCGTTCGCCCGACTCGCAAGAGGGTTGACGCTGGAAATAGACTCACGCGACTTCATCGAAGCCGCTCGCGCGCTCGGCTGCTCGTCCACCTTCATCGTCTTCCGGCACATCCTTCCCAACGCACTGAGCCCGCTCACCGCACACGCGGCACTGCGCTTCGGGCACAAACTCATCACCGTCGGCGCCCTGTCCTTTCTAGGGCTGGGCGTGCAACCACCCGACGCCGACTGGGGATCCATGCTCGCCGATGCCCAGCCCTTCATGTCCGCCGCACCGGGTCTGGTCATCTATCCCGGTCTCGCCATCTTCATCACGGCATTGAGCGTGACCCTCATCGGTCAAGGCATCAACGCCCGCCGCAGCCGCCAGAGCTGA
- a CDS encoding NAD(P)/FAD-dependent oxidoreductase, with translation MKLGSYWLDTAEPGADYRRNDVPAHADVAVIGAGLTGLSTALHVARAGASVVLLEEHTIGWGASGRNGGMATTGLAISFPTAVRRYGPERAREMFLAYNAAIDTIEDLVTTEGIDCAFERTGKLTLACKPSHYTGFERSAELISKYTGQDVALIPPQDIRDEIGSSFYHGAMVDPLGAGVHVGKLVHGLARAAAANGVSIHEGCKVTAMTKRDGYQHDIQTARGVVRADQVVVATSGYTGGLTPWLRRRIVPIGSFIIVTEPLPQHVVDELLPRKRVAADSKHLLYYFRITPDNRLLFGGRARFAMSNSGSDIKSGQILKRAMTKVYPQLADVGIDYCWGGLVDMSVDQMVHAGEQDGLYYSVGYSGHGVQMATHMGKVLSHIVTGDTTANPWRDLTFLPVPGHFGPPWFLPPAGAFFRVLDLVR, from the coding sequence GTGAAGCTCGGGTCCTACTGGCTGGACACGGCCGAGCCAGGAGCGGACTACCGCCGCAACGATGTGCCCGCGCACGCCGACGTCGCCGTCATCGGCGCCGGTCTCACCGGGCTGTCGACCGCACTGCATGTGGCGCGAGCCGGCGCCTCGGTGGTGCTGCTCGAGGAGCACACGATCGGATGGGGTGCCTCCGGACGCAATGGGGGCATGGCCACCACCGGGCTGGCCATTTCCTTTCCCACCGCGGTGCGACGGTACGGACCCGAACGGGCGAGGGAGATGTTCCTCGCCTACAACGCCGCCATCGACACGATCGAAGACCTCGTCACCACCGAGGGCATCGACTGCGCATTCGAGCGCACCGGGAAACTGACGTTGGCCTGCAAACCCAGTCACTACACCGGATTCGAGCGGTCCGCGGAACTGATCAGCAAGTACACCGGCCAAGACGTCGCCCTGATCCCGCCCCAGGACATTCGCGACGAGATCGGCAGTTCCTTCTACCACGGCGCGATGGTCGACCCCCTCGGCGCCGGGGTACACGTCGGCAAACTCGTCCACGGGCTCGCGCGGGCGGCCGCCGCCAACGGCGTGTCGATCCACGAGGGCTGCAAGGTCACCGCCATGACCAAACGGGACGGATACCAGCACGACATCCAGACCGCTCGGGGTGTGGTGCGGGCCGACCAGGTCGTCGTCGCCACCAGCGGCTACACCGGAGGCCTGACCCCCTGGCTGCGGCGCCGGATCGTGCCGATCGGCAGTTTCATCATCGTCACCGAACCGCTCCCCCAGCACGTCGTCGACGAGCTGCTCCCCCGCAAACGCGTCGCCGCCGACAGCAAGCACCTGCTCTACTACTTCCGCATCACCCCGGACAACCGGCTCCTCTTCGGTGGTCGTGCGCGGTTTGCGATGTCGAACAGCGGATCCGACATCAAGAGCGGTCAGATCCTGAAGCGGGCCATGACCAAGGTCTACCCGCAGCTCGCCGATGTCGGCATCGACTACTGCTGGGGTGGTCTGGTCGACATGTCGGTCGATCAGATGGTGCACGCGGGCGAACAAGACGGCCTGTACTACTCCGTCGGCTACAGCGGCCACGGCGTGCAAATGGCCACCCACATGGGAAAGGTCCTCTCCCACATCGTCACCGGCGACACCACGGCGAATCCGTGGAGAGATCTGACCTTCCTGCCGGTGCCCGGCCACTTCGGACCGCCCTGGTTCCTGCCCCCGGCCGGGGCCTTCTTCCGAGTCCTCGACCTGGTCCGCTGA
- a CDS encoding haloacid dehalogenase type II, which yields MELSDFEPKFITFDCYGTLTNFQMAEAVAPLIKDTIAPADVAAFNADFRAYRMDEVLGPFKLYPQLLRDSWLRACNRWRIQFKPSDVDAIIEAVGSWGPHPDVPEPLAALAAEYPLVILSNAVDSMLARNIEQLGVDFHRVFTAEQAGAYKPRYRAFEYMLDQLDAKPSEILHVSSHIWYDVIPAHELRITHKVYVNRGYDPSTPFYGYAETTDLGGVPALLGLRAMSTADAS from the coding sequence ATGGAACTGAGCGATTTCGAACCCAAGTTCATCACGTTCGACTGCTACGGGACACTGACCAACTTCCAGATGGCCGAGGCGGTCGCGCCGCTCATCAAAGACACAATCGCCCCTGCCGATGTCGCGGCCTTCAATGCCGACTTCCGGGCATACCGGATGGATGAAGTGCTCGGGCCGTTCAAGTTGTATCCCCAGCTGCTGCGCGACTCCTGGCTCCGCGCCTGCAACCGCTGGCGAATTCAGTTCAAGCCCTCGGACGTCGACGCCATCATCGAGGCGGTCGGCTCGTGGGGCCCGCACCCGGACGTGCCGGAACCTCTCGCGGCATTGGCCGCGGAATATCCGCTGGTGATCTTGTCCAATGCGGTCGACAGCATGCTGGCCCGCAACATCGAGCAACTCGGTGTCGACTTCCACCGGGTCTTCACCGCCGAGCAGGCCGGTGCCTACAAGCCCCGCTACCGGGCGTTCGAGTACATGCTCGACCAACTCGATGCCAAACCGAGTGAGATCCTGCACGTCTCCTCGCACATCTGGTACGACGTGATACCGGCGCACGAGCTTCGAATCACGCACAAGGTCTACGTCAACCGTGGCTACGATCCGTCTACACCGTTCTACGGCTACGCCGAGACCACGGACCTGGGCGGAGTGCCGGCGCTGCTCGGGCTGCGCGCGATGAGCACCGCGGACGCATCGTGA
- a CDS encoding ABC transporter substrate-binding protein, which yields MRISRCVRWPAVVVAGALAATACGSFEGSTTSGSGSADNLTVSLQFTPRANYSLETDDAFVLSQVGCLETLVKYDAEAGALVPLLATEWVQTEPTAWDFTLREGVKFQDGTDLTTAAVVASLQYLLRADAPPRAFTPKLITSVEALNDSTVRIRTPEPSALVPFRLASINTGILAPAAYTGTGIDPLSHCTGPYTPVAQTPAQSMTLEGNTAYWGGNVPLKSVTARFIPEGATRATQVRTGESQIALGLPASTVPELEGDARIKVSSAFTPRTTGLYFNQSRAPFDNPEVRKAVQAAVDVESITASVFGGQAHPAIGPFAPTEAWAPDSQPVNRNLDQARRLLTAAGYAPGQLKLTLLAYTERPEFADLAAVIQANLAEIGIDVGVQVSDYSAIEPSLLDGSYDLALLSRNHLTDIADPLGFLTADYSCGGGFNISQYCDPAIDAQLSAANTENDPQRRNAIYADVASQLQADAVTTFIAHEQTTAARLETIESFVDDPLARYAVTPDLTVSNS from the coding sequence ATGCGAATCTCAAGATGTGTTCGATGGCCGGCCGTCGTTGTGGCCGGAGCACTCGCTGCAACTGCCTGTGGCAGTTTCGAAGGCAGCACAACCAGCGGTTCGGGCTCCGCCGACAATCTGACGGTCAGCCTGCAATTCACCCCGCGGGCGAACTACTCCCTCGAAACCGACGACGCGTTCGTCCTCTCCCAAGTCGGTTGCCTCGAAACCCTGGTGAAATACGACGCCGAGGCCGGCGCACTCGTGCCGCTTCTGGCAACGGAGTGGGTTCAGACCGAACCCACGGCCTGGGACTTCACGCTTCGAGAGGGGGTGAAATTCCAGGACGGGACCGACCTCACGACGGCCGCCGTGGTCGCCTCCCTGCAATACCTACTCCGAGCAGATGCTCCGCCCCGGGCCTTCACTCCGAAGCTGATCACGTCCGTTGAAGCACTGAATGATTCGACTGTGCGGATACGCACTCCCGAACCGAGCGCGCTGGTGCCCTTCCGTTTGGCGAGTATCAACACCGGAATTCTGGCGCCGGCCGCGTACACCGGCACCGGCATCGACCCGCTCTCGCACTGCACCGGCCCCTACACTCCGGTCGCGCAAACCCCGGCCCAGTCGATGACCCTGGAAGGAAACACCGCCTACTGGGGCGGGAACGTACCGCTCAAGTCGGTGACGGCCCGGTTCATTCCGGAGGGCGCCACCCGGGCCACGCAGGTCCGCACCGGTGAGTCGCAGATCGCCCTCGGACTTCCCGCATCGACCGTCCCGGAGCTCGAGGGCGATGCGCGCATCAAGGTCAGTAGTGCGTTCACCCCGCGCACCACCGGCCTGTATTTCAATCAATCCCGGGCACCGTTCGACAATCCCGAGGTGCGTAAGGCCGTGCAGGCTGCGGTCGACGTCGAGTCGATCACCGCCAGTGTCTTCGGCGGGCAGGCGCACCCGGCCATCGGACCGTTCGCGCCCACCGAAGCGTGGGCCCCCGATTCTCAACCGGTGAACCGCAACCTCGACCAGGCCCGCCGTCTGCTCACCGCAGCGGGATACGCACCGGGACAACTGAAGCTGACGCTGCTCGCCTACACCGAGCGCCCCGAGTTCGCGGACCTCGCCGCGGTGATCCAAGCCAACCTGGCCGAGATCGGAATCGACGTCGGCGTGCAGGTCAGTGACTACTCGGCAATCGAGCCCTCGCTGTTGGACGGCTCATACGACCTCGCGCTGCTGTCCCGTAATCACCTCACCGACATCGCCGATCCTCTGGGGTTTCTCACCGCCGACTACTCCTGCGGTGGGGGATTCAACATCAGCCAGTACTGCGATCCGGCGATCGACGCGCAACTGAGCGCCGCGAACACCGAGAACGACCCGCAACGACGGAACGCGATCTACGCCGACGTCGCCTCGCAGTTGCAAGCGGACGCCGTCACCACCTTCATCGCCCACGAACAGACCACCGCCGCACGGCTGGAGACCATCGAGAGTTTCGTCGACGACCCCCTCGCGCGATACGCCGTCACCCCGGATCTCACCGTCTCCAACAGCTGA
- a CDS encoding cation diffusion facilitator family transporter yields MGLAGMMTTAILQIFIVAISGSIALLADTLHNLGHAMTTIPLVIAFRIGQRAASKRYSYGYRRAEDLVGVLISLVIAASAALIIYESIDALINPRPLTNLGWVFAAGLVGALGNEVVAVYRIRTGRKIGSAALIAEGQHARADGLTSIAVVVGVIGVWFGFERLDAIIGLFIAAAILWILFNSMRTICRRLMDGVDPGVIESMTTTVAAVDGVVDVDRVRARWSGHRMEADANVVVSKGLSVVDGHHIAEQVQHQLLHTTPHLEEVVVHLHPDLSAGELDELHELSGHHASAEARSRYLAKTRR; encoded by the coding sequence ATCGGCCTCGCGGGAATGATGACCACGGCGATCCTGCAGATCTTCATCGTCGCGATATCCGGCTCGATCGCCCTTCTCGCCGACACCCTGCACAACCTCGGACACGCCATGACCACCATTCCGCTGGTCATCGCCTTCAGGATCGGACAACGCGCCGCCAGCAAGCGCTACAGCTACGGCTACCGACGCGCAGAAGATCTTGTCGGGGTGCTGATTTCGCTGGTCATCGCCGCATCGGCCGCCCTGATCATCTACGAATCGATCGATGCGTTGATCAACCCACGACCTCTGACGAACCTGGGTTGGGTCTTCGCCGCCGGCCTCGTCGGCGCCCTCGGCAACGAGGTCGTCGCGGTCTACCGGATCCGTACCGGCCGCAAGATCGGCTCAGCAGCGTTGATCGCCGAAGGTCAGCATGCCCGCGCCGACGGATTGACCTCCATCGCCGTGGTCGTGGGCGTCATCGGTGTCTGGTTCGGATTCGAACGCCTCGATGCCATCATCGGGCTGTTCATCGCAGCGGCCATCCTGTGGATCCTGTTCAACTCCATGCGCACCATCTGCCGCCGACTGATGGACGGGGTCGACCCGGGCGTCATCGAAAGCATGACGACGACCGTGGCCGCCGTCGACGGCGTGGTCGACGTCGATCGTGTCCGAGCTCGCTGGAGCGGTCACCGGATGGAGGCCGACGCCAATGTCGTTGTCTCCAAGGGACTGAGCGTGGTGGACGGCCATCACATCGCCGAACAGGTCCAACACCAGCTGCTGCACACCACGCCGCACCTGGAAGAGGTCGTCGTCCACCTCCACCCGGACCTGAGCGCCGGCGAACTCGACGAGCTGCACGAGCTGTCCGGACACCATGCCAGCGCCGAAGCGCGCAGCCGCTATCTGGCGAAAACCCGCAGGTAA
- a CDS encoding GNAT family N-acetyltransferase, producing MSGDTTSGEHDFVVRELTIDDLPEARALMLRSVVEDFGDEYDPRVHADIDDMIGWYLEPEGPFMLVVADRATGELLATGGIRGGALKEGLSPQNLVERYRDGHTGQLVRVYVLREHRRRGIARIVVDAVLERVAQEGIYATIALHTFRHSPGAIPFWLSMGARIIEDDTTGISRAIFLEIPVDDATAAHCCKSTAYSQSSI from the coding sequence ATGTCTGGTGACACTACGAGCGGCGAGCACGACTTCGTCGTACGGGAGTTGACCATCGACGACCTGCCCGAAGCTCGCGCACTGATGTTGCGGTCGGTAGTCGAGGACTTCGGGGATGAATACGATCCCCGCGTCCACGCCGACATCGACGACATGATCGGCTGGTATCTCGAACCCGAGGGCCCATTCATGCTGGTCGTGGCAGATCGCGCGACGGGGGAACTGCTCGCCACCGGCGGCATCCGCGGGGGAGCGCTGAAGGAAGGACTGAGCCCGCAGAACCTCGTCGAGCGGTATCGGGACGGCCACACCGGCCAACTGGTTCGCGTCTACGTCCTTCGCGAACACCGCCGGCGCGGCATCGCACGTATCGTCGTCGACGCCGTCCTCGAACGCGTTGCGCAGGAAGGCATTTACGCGACGATCGCGCTGCACACCTTTCGGCATTCACCAGGGGCAATCCCATTCTGGCTCTCCATGGGCGCCCGGATCATCGAAGACGACACCACCGGGATATCTCGCGCGATCTTCCTCGAAATCCCGGTCGACGACGCAACCGCAGCCCACTGCTGCAAGTCCACCGCATACAGCCAGTCCAGCATCTGA
- a CDS encoding aspartate aminotransferase family protein yields METTGILWHPQTHMPTAPQERLVITAGDGAWVTTEDGQRLLDLPAGLWYANVGHGRARIADAAAAQIRTLETYHLFGAHANKPALELAERVSALLPIDDASIFFTSGGSDSVDTACKLARRYWNVLGKDTKKTILSRRGGYHGLHGFGTSIAGLDFNREGYGTASLIPDTARVPQTDLAGTAEVIDRLGPENIAAIIVEPVIGTGGVVPPPEGYLPGLAALAKNHDILLIADEVITGFGRTGHWFGCTRWGIEPDIITMAKGITSGYLPLGVVGIAPRVAEPFFIGADAPIFRHGLTYSGHATACAVASANLDIIEEEDLVRRAADLEPVLAQALTPLTRSPFVAEVRAIGLMAGIQLHPDIDGNEVVRDCRREGVLTRLLADNTLHVCPPFVITKEEIEFAMSVIGDQLSALEDKAA; encoded by the coding sequence ATGGAGACGACCGGCATACTGTGGCACCCGCAGACGCACATGCCCACCGCTCCGCAAGAGCGTCTGGTGATTACGGCCGGCGACGGCGCATGGGTGACTACCGAGGACGGCCAGCGGTTGCTCGATCTGCCGGCCGGCCTCTGGTACGCCAACGTCGGCCACGGACGCGCACGCATCGCGGACGCGGCAGCGGCACAGATCCGCACACTCGAGACGTACCACCTGTTCGGGGCACACGCCAACAAGCCCGCCCTCGAGCTCGCCGAACGGGTGTCCGCGCTGCTCCCCATCGACGACGCCTCGATCTTCTTCACCTCCGGCGGCTCGGATTCCGTCGACACCGCCTGCAAGCTGGCCCGCCGATACTGGAACGTCCTCGGCAAGGACACCAAGAAGACCATCCTCAGCCGGCGCGGCGGCTACCACGGTCTTCACGGCTTCGGCACCTCCATCGCCGGCCTCGACTTCAACCGCGAGGGATACGGCACCGCCTCACTGATTCCCGACACCGCCCGGGTCCCGCAAACAGACCTCGCCGGCACGGCCGAGGTCATCGATCGACTCGGGCCCGAGAACATCGCCGCGATCATCGTCGAACCCGTCATCGGCACCGGCGGAGTCGTACCACCACCCGAGGGCTACCTACCCGGCCTCGCCGCCCTGGCGAAAAACCACGACATCCTGCTCATCGCCGACGAGGTGATCACCGGATTCGGCCGGACAGGGCACTGGTTCGGCTGCACCCGGTGGGGCATCGAACCGGACATCATCACCATGGCCAAGGGCATCACCTCGGGATATCTCCCGCTCGGTGTGGTCGGCATCGCACCCAGGGTCGCCGAGCCGTTCTTCATCGGCGCCGACGCGCCCATCTTCCGCCACGGCCTCACCTACTCAGGCCACGCCACCGCGTGCGCGGTGGCATCAGCCAACCTCGACATCATCGAGGAAGAAGACCTCGTTCGCAGAGCCGCGGACCTGGAACCCGTGCTCGCACAGGCCCTGACACCACTGACCCGATCACCCTTCGTCGCCGAGGTCCGCGCCATCGGCCTGATGGCCGGAATCCAGTTACATCCCGACATCGACGGAAACGAAGTGGTGCGCGACTGCCGGCGAGAAGGTGTCCTGACCCGGCTCCTGGCCGACAACACGCTGCATGTCTGCCCACCGTTCGTCATCACCAAAGAGGAGATCGAATTCGCGATGTCGGTGATCGGCGACCAACTCTCCGCGCTCGAAGACAAGGCGGCCTGA